Proteins found in one Ptychodera flava strain L36383 chromosome 3, AS_Pfla_20210202, whole genome shotgun sequence genomic segment:
- the LOC139129692 gene encoding uncharacterized protein isoform X1 — protein sequence MSYQRCPPSSIPIVEDMIYIIQQNPNSPQVTRDELQADWKAIEDSLIKYGLLQNIDAKGIRTLAVIRVLEITFGGQSALGKIVTIVDDAGKLSVKGRKDGRLPRLGVLVHEEKVKQFVIFLEGIIFCNVESNNLVLALLSYMGVHFLCNFDYARAVKSACQFLEYFWLTSKDKNTIRGWVRQLGLAIMGNV from the exons atgagctatcaaagatgtccaccttcatcaataccg ATTGTAGAGGATATGATATACATCATCCAGCAAAATCCAAATTCACCACAAGTAACCAGAGATGAGCTTCAGGCTGATTGGAAAGCAATTGAAGACAGTCTCATCAAGTATGGCTTGTTACAAAACATTGATGCCAAAG GGATCAGAACATTGGCAGTTATCAGAGTGTTGGAGATCACCTTTGGAGGTCAAAGTGCACTTGGGAAGATTGTAACCATTGTTGAT GATGCTGGAAAACTTTCTGTGAAAGGAAGAAAAGATGGCAGACTACCTCGTTTGGGTGTTTTGGTACATGAGGAGAAGGTTAAGCAGTTTGTTATTTTCCTTGAAGGAATAATCTTTTGCAATGTTGAAAGCAATAATCTTGTTCTTGCACTCCTTTCTTATATGGGAGTGCATTTCCTGTGTAACTTTGACTATGCTCGAGCTGTAAAGAGTGCATGTCAGTTTTTAGAATACTTTTGGCTCACATCtaaagacaaaaatacaatcCGGGGTTGGGTGAGACAGTTAGGCCTTGCTATTATGGGAAATGTGTAA
- the LOC139129692 gene encoding uncharacterized protein isoform X2 — MAIFQFLEKVKIVEDMIYIIQQNPNSPQVTRDELQADWKAIEDSLIKYGLLQNIDAKGIRTLAVIRVLEITFGGQSALGKIVTIVDDAGKLSVKGRKDGRLPRLGVLVHEEKVKQFVIFLEGIIFCNVESNNLVLALLSYMGVHFLCNFDYARAVKSACQFLEYFWLTSKDKNTIRGWVRQLGLAIMGNV; from the exons ATGGCCATTTTCCAGTTCTTAGAGAAAGTTAAG ATTGTAGAGGATATGATATACATCATCCAGCAAAATCCAAATTCACCACAAGTAACCAGAGATGAGCTTCAGGCTGATTGGAAAGCAATTGAAGACAGTCTCATCAAGTATGGCTTGTTACAAAACATTGATGCCAAAG GGATCAGAACATTGGCAGTTATCAGAGTGTTGGAGATCACCTTTGGAGGTCAAAGTGCACTTGGGAAGATTGTAACCATTGTTGAT GATGCTGGAAAACTTTCTGTGAAAGGAAGAAAAGATGGCAGACTACCTCGTTTGGGTGTTTTGGTACATGAGGAGAAGGTTAAGCAGTTTGTTATTTTCCTTGAAGGAATAATCTTTTGCAATGTTGAAAGCAATAATCTTGTTCTTGCACTCCTTTCTTATATGGGAGTGCATTTCCTGTGTAACTTTGACTATGCTCGAGCTGTAAAGAGTGCATGTCAGTTTTTAGAATACTTTTGGCTCACATCtaaagacaaaaatacaatcCGGGGTTGGGTGAGACAGTTAGGCCTTGCTATTATGGGAAATGTGTAA